From Stegostoma tigrinum isolate sSteTig4 chromosome 4, sSteTig4.hap1, whole genome shotgun sequence, a single genomic window includes:
- the ggps1 gene encoding geranylgeranyl pyrophosphate synthase isoform X2 encodes MLHSASLLIDDIEDNSKLRRGFPVAHSIYGIPSVINSANYVYFLSLEKVLTLDHPEAIKVFTQQLLELHRGQGLDIYWRDTYTCPTLEDYKAMVLQKTGGLFGLAVGLMQLFSENKSDLKPLLDTLGLLFQIRDDYANLLSSEYSANKGFGEDLTEGKFSFPLIHAIWSHPESTQVQNILRQRTENMDVKKYCVSYLEKVGSFDYTKKTLKMLESEAYQTIDSLGGNPQLAALIDQLSQLYKET; translated from the coding sequence ATGTTGCACAGTGCTAGTTTGCTGATTGATGATATTGAGGACAATTCTAAGCTGCGCCGTGGATTTCCTGTGGCACACAGTATCTATGGTATTCCATCTGTCATAAACTCTGCCAACTATGTTTACTTTTTGAGTCTGGAGAAGGTGTTGACCCTCGATCACCCAGAGGCCATTAAAGTCTTCACACAACAGCTACTTGAGCTACATAGAGGTCAAGGCTTGGACATCTATTGGAGAGATACATATACATGTCCCACATTGGAAGATTACAAGGCCATGGTGCTACAGAAAACTGGAGGACTCTTTGGACTAGCTGTCGGCCTCATGCAACTGTTCTCTGAAAATAAATCTGACTTGAAGCCTCTTCTTGACACACTGGGACTTTTATTTCAGATACGTGATGATTATGCAAACCTATTATCCAGTGAATACAGTGCAAACAAGGGGTTTGGTGAAGACTTAACAGAGGGGAAGTTTTCTTTCCCCCTTATACATGCTATCTGGTCACATCCAGAAAGTACACAAGTGCAAAATATTTTGCGACAGAGGACTGAAAATATGGATGTAAAGAAATACTGCGTGAGTTATCTTGAAAAAGTAGGTTCTTTTGATTACACCAAAAAAACACTCAAAATGTTGGAATCTGAAGCTTACCAAACTATTGACAGTTTAGGAGGTAACCCACAGTTAGCAGCTTTAATTGACCAACTTAGTCAATTGTATAAAGAGACTTAA